The following proteins are co-located in the Rippkaea orientalis PCC 8801 genome:
- a CDS encoding DUF2335 domain-containing protein has product MPKQDYSENEESNQETEAIVASDPLESSSDNSKLASRRVFAISSFAGPLPPPEQLKAYDLIKPGLAGEYFNLVKKQAEHRMELEKLVILGDGKRSWVGLVLGFLIVCFFLGCSTFLIIQGHDTAGSVLGTTSLVSLAGVFVYGTQSRVQERKEKRKALFGSDSDE; this is encoded by the coding sequence ATGCCAAAGCAGGACTATAGTGAGAATGAGGAGTCTAATCAAGAAACCGAAGCAATAGTAGCTAGTGATCCCTTGGAATCAAGCTCTGATAATTCCAAATTAGCGTCTCGAAGAGTCTTTGCGATCAGTTCTTTTGCTGGTCCACTTCCTCCACCAGAACAACTCAAAGCCTACGATCTGATTAAACCTGGTTTGGCAGGAGAATATTTTAATCTCGTTAAAAAACAAGCGGAGCATCGTATGGAATTGGAAAAATTAGTTATTTTGGGAGATGGAAAACGGTCTTGGGTTGGATTAGTTTTAGGATTTCTCATCGTGTGTTTTTTCTTGGGTTGCAGTACTTTCCTTATCATTCAAGGACATGACACAGCAGGTAGTGTTCTTGGAACTACAAGCTTAGTTTCTCTGGCTGGTGTATTCGTATACGGAACTCAAAGTCGAGTACAAGAGCGTAAAGAAAAGCGAAAAGCTTTATTTGGTTCTGATTCAGATGAATAA
- the ribBA gene encoding bifunctional 3,4-dihydroxy-2-butanone-4-phosphate synthase/GTP cyclohydrolase II — translation MDASPNAIAQFDTIDAALADIKAGKAIIVVDDENRENEGDLICAAQFATPNMINFMAVEARGLICLAMMGERLDTLDLPLMVTKNTDSNQTAFTVSIDAAKHLGVSTGISAEDRARTIQVAINPDTHPDDLTRPGHIFPIRAKEGGVLKRAGHTEAAVDLSRLAGLYPAGVICEIQNPDGSMARLPELFEYAKKHELKLISIADLISYRLKHDRFVYRETVCQFPSQFGTFQLYAYRNVLDGTEHVAIVKGDPAQFKDQPVMVRMHSECLTGDALGSMRCDCRMQLQTALKMIEGSGLGVVVYLRQEGRGIGLVNKLKAYSLQDMGLDTVEANERLGFPADLRDYGMGAQMLNDLGVKQIRLITNNPRKIAGLKGYGLEVVDRVPLLIEANDYNANYLATKAEKLGHLLLHTYLITVAIDWETEMRSAKERYGNLEKLRQLCRSSQLLLQEEVRPIANALFSSPSLIFHLGFEQGKMVDPHWYHNSKHPYLSAIAQILDEIVTWPNIKRLEFLISSGDDPLLGLQVQLDRHTFSLKDQPSEYLRELEMQTIYSFQG, via the coding sequence GTGGATGCTTCACCCAACGCGATCGCTCAATTTGACACCATTGATGCTGCTTTAGCTGATATTAAAGCAGGAAAGGCTATTATCGTTGTCGATGACGAAAATCGAGAAAATGAAGGGGATCTCATCTGTGCAGCTCAATTTGCCACCCCTAACATGATTAATTTTATGGCGGTTGAAGCCAGAGGGCTCATTTGCCTAGCCATGATGGGAGAACGCCTCGATACCCTCGATCTTCCCCTAATGGTGACAAAAAACACCGATAGTAACCAAACCGCTTTTACCGTTAGCATCGACGCGGCTAAACATTTAGGGGTTAGTACGGGTATTTCCGCCGAAGATCGTGCTCGTACCATTCAAGTCGCCATTAACCCCGATACCCACCCCGACGACCTAACCCGTCCTGGCCATATCTTCCCCATTCGTGCTAAAGAAGGAGGTGTCCTCAAACGTGCGGGTCATACCGAGGCAGCCGTTGATTTATCGCGCTTAGCGGGGCTCTATCCGGCCGGGGTCATCTGCGAAATTCAAAACCCCGATGGTTCGATGGCGCGACTCCCTGAACTGTTCGAGTACGCCAAAAAACACGAACTCAAATTGATTAGTATTGCGGACTTAATTAGTTACCGTTTGAAACATGATCGCTTCGTCTATCGGGAGACGGTCTGTCAATTTCCCAGTCAATTTGGCACATTTCAACTCTATGCTTATCGGAATGTTCTTGATGGAACGGAGCACGTCGCTATTGTTAAAGGAGATCCGGCACAGTTTAAAGATCAACCCGTTATGGTACGGATGCACTCAGAATGTTTAACGGGGGATGCTCTTGGATCGATGCGCTGTGACTGTCGTATGCAGCTACAAACGGCTTTAAAAATGATTGAAGGGTCTGGGTTAGGGGTGGTGGTCTATCTGCGTCAGGAAGGGCGAGGAATTGGACTGGTGAATAAGTTAAAAGCCTATTCGTTGCAGGATATGGGACTCGATACGGTGGAAGCCAATGAAAGATTAGGATTTCCGGCGGATTTGCGCGATTATGGGATGGGGGCGCAAATGTTAAATGATTTAGGGGTTAAACAAATTCGCCTAATTACCAATAATCCTCGAAAAATTGCCGGATTAAAAGGGTATGGTTTGGAGGTGGTTGATCGGGTTCCGTTGTTAATTGAAGCCAATGATTATAATGCAAATTATTTAGCCACCAAAGCCGAAAAATTAGGACATTTACTATTGCATACCTATTTAATTACGGTGGCCATTGATTGGGAAACAGAGATGCGAAGTGCCAAGGAACGCTATGGAAATTTGGAAAAGTTACGCCAATTATGTCGTTCTTCTCAATTATTATTACAAGAAGAAGTTAGACCGATCGCTAATGCGTTGTTTAGTAGTCCGAGTTTGATTTTTCATTTAGGGTTTGAACAGGGAAAAATGGTCGATCCCCATTGGTATCATAATAGTAAACATCCTTATTTGAGTGCGATCGCGCAAATCTTAGATGAAATTGTCACTTGGCCGAATATTAAACGCTTAGAATTTTTGATTTCTTCCGGGGATGATCCCTTGTTGGGATTACAAGTCCAATTAGATCGTCATACGTTTTCTTTGAAGGATCAACCTTCTGAATATTTACGAGAATTAGAGATGCAAACGATCTATAGTTTTCAGGGGTGA